A genomic region of Castor canadensis chromosome 16, mCasCan1.hap1v2, whole genome shotgun sequence contains the following coding sequences:
- the LOC141417903 gene encoding vomeronasal type-1 receptor 4-like, translating into MEGSAVAGMIFTLQTLVGILGNSCLLYHYVFLSYTGFRLRSTDMILKHLTIANILALGCKGIPQTMAAFGLEVSFSYISCKLLFYIYRVGRSVSIGSTCFLSVFQAITISPSESMWAQFKVKAPRYIDSSIFLSWILSLPVNILHLMFMTAKGSNDNSTSLKSYGYCSSVRHDKYHDILYSVILTFPDVLYLGLMLCASGSMVFILYRHKQKMQHVHRASISPRSSPESRATKTILLLVSTFVSLYMLSNIINFCVGLIYNPSWLLMNTAAIVNVFFPTVSPFLLMSGDSSIGPWILSMSARFSYWTKILQLANEQKQEAALNCCFQLSLRKLRVGLRPCTSGAFQELACEISEQWLLSKNLCGTLSAQSNQAKVDCTGWLETHTSHHVDLSVN; encoded by the exons ATGGAAGGCAGTGCTGTGGCTGGAATGATCTTCACATTACAGACCCTAGTTGGAATTCTGGGAAATTCCTGTCTTCTGTATCATTATGTGTTCCTTTCCTACACTGGGTTCAGGCTAAGGTCCACAGACATGATTCTTAAACACTTGACTATAGCCAATATCTTAGCTCTTGGGTGTAAAGGAATTCCCCAAACAATGGCAGCTTTTGGTTTGGAAGTTTCTTTCAGTTATATTAGTTGCAAACtgcttttttatatttacagAGTGGGCAGGAGTGTGTCTATTGGCAGCACCTGTTTCCTGAGTGTCTTCCAGGCCATCACCATCAGCCCTAGTGAATCCATGTGGGCACAATTTAAGGTGAAAGCTCCCAGATACATTGACTCCTCCATATTCCTGAGCTGGATCCTGTCCCTCCCTGTAAACATTCTTCATCTTATGTTCATGACTGCAAAAGGGAGCAATGATAACAGCACCAGCCTGAAAAGTTATGGATACTGTTCTTCTGTTCGTCATGATAAATACCATGACATACTGTATTCAGTAATCCTGACATTTCCTGATGTCCTTTATCTGGGGCTCATGCTCTGCGCCAGTGGCTCCATGGTTTTCATCCTGTACAGACATAAGCAGAAAATGCAACATGTTCATAGGGCCAGCATCTCCCCCAGATCCTCCCCTGAGTCCAGAGCTACCAAAACCATCCTTCTCCTGGTGAGCACCTTTGTCTCTTTGTATATGCTTTCAAACATCATTAATTTTTGTGTGGGTcttatttataatcccagctggcTCCTGATGAACACTGCTGCAATAGTCAATGTCTTTTTCCCAACAGTGAGCCCCTTCCTGCTCATGAGTGGTGACTCCAGT attggacCTTGGATTTTGTCCATGTCTGCACGATTCTCCTACTGGACCAAGATTCTCCA GCTTGCCAATGAGCAAAAGCAAGAAGCCGCCCTCAACTGCTGTTTCCAGTTGAGTCTCCGGAAACTCAGAGTTGGATTGCGTCCTTGCACAAGTGGAGCTTTCCAGGAGCTGGCTTGTGAGATTTCTGAGCAGTGGTTGCTTTCCAAAAATCTCTGTGGCACTCTGTCTGCGCAGAGCAATCAGGCCAAAGTAGACTGCACTGGATGG TTGGAAACTCATACTTCCCACCATGTAGATCTGTCTGTGAATTAA